From the Pseudarthrobacter sp. MM222 genome, one window contains:
- a CDS encoding substrate-binding domain-containing protein, whose product MQLIGKAGKAAAIAAIAALALTACGRSETATGGSTAGGEAFPKNSSIGVALPQKTSENWVLAEKLFNDGLNGAGFKADVQFANGGVSEQQNQISAMVTKGAKVIIVGAIDGAQLGTQLKQAKDSGATIIAYDRLLLNTENVDYYVAYDNFKVGVLQGEALLKGMQAKKAAGPYNIELFAGSPDDANAKVFFDGAMSVLKPKIDDGTLKVLSGQNTFEQAVTQGWKAENAQRRADTLLSGTYGSASLDGVLSPNDTLARAVLTSVKAAGKPLPVITGQDSEVESVKSILAGEQYSTINKDTRKLVEHAITMVKDIQAGKKPEINDDKSYNNTVKVVPAYLLEPVIVTKENVKTAYADDPVLGPLTK is encoded by the coding sequence ATGCAACTGATTGGTAAAGCAGGAAAGGCAGCAGCGATTGCTGCTATTGCGGCACTGGCGCTGACAGCCTGCGGCCGTTCCGAAACAGCCACCGGCGGTTCCACCGCCGGCGGCGAGGCGTTCCCCAAGAACTCCTCGATCGGCGTCGCGCTCCCCCAGAAGACCTCGGAAAACTGGGTCCTGGCGGAGAAGCTGTTCAATGACGGCCTCAACGGTGCCGGCTTCAAGGCCGATGTGCAGTTCGCCAACGGCGGCGTCTCGGAGCAGCAGAACCAGATCAGCGCCATGGTCACCAAGGGTGCCAAGGTCATCATCGTCGGTGCCATCGACGGTGCGCAGCTGGGCACCCAGCTCAAGCAGGCCAAGGACTCCGGCGCCACGATCATCGCGTATGACCGTCTGCTCCTGAACACCGAAAACGTCGATTACTACGTGGCCTACGACAACTTCAAGGTCGGTGTCCTCCAGGGCGAGGCCCTGCTCAAGGGCATGCAGGCGAAGAAGGCGGCGGGTCCGTACAACATCGAGCTGTTCGCCGGTTCTCCGGATGACGCCAACGCGAAGGTCTTCTTCGACGGCGCCATGAGCGTCCTGAAGCCGAAGATCGACGACGGCACCCTCAAGGTGCTGTCCGGCCAGAACACGTTCGAACAGGCCGTCACCCAGGGCTGGAAGGCGGAGAACGCCCAGCGTCGGGCCGACACCCTCCTGAGCGGCACCTACGGCAGCGCCTCGCTGGACGGCGTGCTTTCCCCGAACGACACGCTGGCCCGCGCAGTCCTGACCTCGGTCAAGGCCGCCGGCAAGCCGCTTCCGGTCATCACGGGCCAGGACTCCGAGGTTGAGTCCGTCAAGTCCATCCTCGCCGGTGAGCAGTACTCCACCATCAACAAGGACACCCGCAAGCTCGTTGAGCACGCGATCACCATGGTCAAGGACATCCAGGCAGGCAAGAAGCCCGAGATCAACGATGACAAGTCCTACAACAACACTGTCAAGGTTGTTCCGGCCTACCTGCTGGAGCCGGTCATCGTGACGAAGGAAAACGTCAAGACGGCCTACGCCGACGATCCGGTACTCGGCCCGCTGACGAAGTAG
- the mmsB gene encoding multiple monosaccharide ABC transporter permease, whose product MNALKKLFGGNTRQFGMIFALVALIVFFQIFTEGRTLTPGNVINLFNGNSYILILAIGMVLVIIAGHIDLSVGSVAAFVGVTVALIMRDWDTPWYLAVLLGLLLGAVIGAWQGFWTAYVGIPAFIVTLAGMLLFRGFNQFVGKSNTIPVPADFQYLGSGYLPEVGPNTGFNNLTLLLGLLAVAFVVFSEIRSRRNAKALGAEVPEAWVSVTKLVLICGAILYATYLFATGRPGTSFPIPGLILAVLVIVYGFISSKTIIGRHIYAVGGNRHAAELSGVQSKKVNFLVMMNMSILAGLAGMIFVGRSTASGPFDGVGWELDAIAAVFIGGAAVTGGVGTVIGSIVGGLVMAVLNNGLQLLGVGADLTQIIKGLVLLIAVAFDVYNKTQGKKSIIGMMMKNFNRSSTELQPDETTSTKEVISKGA is encoded by the coding sequence ATGAACGCGCTCAAGAAGCTCTTTGGCGGCAACACCCGCCAATTCGGCATGATCTTCGCCCTGGTTGCGCTGATCGTCTTCTTCCAGATTTTCACGGAGGGCCGCACGCTCACCCCGGGTAACGTCATCAACCTCTTCAACGGCAACTCCTACATCCTGATCCTCGCGATCGGCATGGTCCTCGTGATCATCGCCGGCCACATCGATCTTTCGGTGGGGTCGGTCGCTGCCTTCGTGGGCGTCACGGTGGCGCTGATCATGCGTGACTGGGACACCCCCTGGTACCTGGCCGTCCTGCTGGGGCTGCTGCTGGGAGCGGTGATCGGGGCCTGGCAGGGGTTCTGGACCGCGTATGTCGGCATTCCGGCGTTCATCGTGACGCTGGCCGGCATGCTCCTCTTCCGCGGCTTCAACCAGTTCGTCGGCAAGTCCAACACCATCCCGGTCCCCGCGGACTTCCAGTACCTCGGTTCCGGCTACCTGCCGGAAGTCGGCCCCAACACCGGCTTTAACAACCTCACCCTGCTGCTGGGCCTGCTCGCCGTCGCCTTCGTGGTCTTCAGCGAGATCCGCTCCCGCCGCAACGCCAAAGCCCTCGGCGCCGAGGTGCCCGAAGCCTGGGTCTCCGTCACCAAGCTGGTCCTGATCTGCGGCGCCATCCTGTACGCGACATACCTGTTCGCCACCGGCCGCCCGGGCACCTCGTTCCCCATCCCGGGACTCATCCTCGCGGTCCTGGTCATCGTCTACGGCTTCATCTCCTCGAAGACCATCATCGGGCGCCACATTTACGCGGTCGGCGGTAACCGCCACGCCGCGGAGCTCTCCGGCGTCCAGTCCAAGAAGGTCAACTTCCTGGTCATGATGAACATGTCGATCCTGGCCGGCCTCGCCGGCATGATCTTCGTCGGCCGTTCCACCGCCTCCGGCCCGTTCGACGGCGTCGGCTGGGAACTGGACGCCATCGCGGCTGTGTTCATCGGCGGCGCCGCCGTGACCGGCGGCGTGGGCACCGTGATCGGCTCGATCGTCGGTGGCCTGGTGATGGCCGTGCTGAACAACGGTCTTCAGCTCCTCGGCGTCGGCGCCGACCTGACCCAGATCATCAAGGGCCTCGTGCTGCTGATCGCCGTCGCGTTCGACGTCTACAACAAGACCCAGGGCAAGAAGTCGATCATCGGCATGATGATGAAGAACTTCAACCGCAGCAGCACCGAGCTCCAGCCCGACGAAACCACGTCCACCAAAGAGGTCATCTCGAAGGGTGCCTGA
- the mmsA gene encoding multiple monosaccharide ABC transporter ATP-binding protein — MTSLNTHSDPIILEMRSITKEFPGVKALSEVNLRAKAGEIHAICGENGAGKSTLMKVLSGVYPFGSYTGDIVYQNEVQQFKDIRASEHAGIVIIHQELALIPELSIMENIFLGNEPTKRGVIDWAEARTRSTELLARVGLREDPDTPIKEIGVGKQQLVEIAKALNKSVKLLILDEPTAALNESDSQHLLDLMLGLKGRGITSIIISHKLNEIEQIADSITIIRDGKSIETLDVKADGVDEDRIIKGMVGRTLESRFPDHEPKIGDVFFEVKNWNVGHPQIQDRLVCKSSNFFVRRGEIVGFAGLMGAGRTELARSVFGRSYGRFISGQVYKEGKEITLKNVRQAIDSGLGYVTEDRKSLGLNLLDDIKATTVSANLRKISKHSVVDANQEFTVAEQYRKSLRTKAPSVEEGVAKLSGGNQQKVVLAKWMFTDPDLLILDEPTRGIDVGAKYEIYGIIQQLANQGKGVIVISSELPELLGLSDRIYTIFEGAITGVLDKDEASQESLMKLMTSARKTA; from the coding sequence ATGACGTCCCTCAACACGCACAGCGATCCGATAATTCTCGAGATGCGCTCCATCACCAAGGAATTCCCCGGCGTTAAAGCATTGTCGGAGGTGAACCTCCGGGCGAAAGCCGGTGAGATCCACGCCATCTGCGGTGAAAACGGCGCCGGCAAGTCCACCCTCATGAAGGTCCTCTCCGGGGTCTACCCCTTCGGCAGCTACACCGGCGACATCGTGTACCAGAACGAAGTCCAGCAGTTCAAGGACATCCGGGCCAGCGAGCACGCCGGCATCGTGATCATCCACCAGGAACTCGCGCTGATCCCCGAGCTGTCCATCATGGAGAACATCTTCCTCGGCAACGAGCCCACCAAGCGCGGGGTGATCGACTGGGCCGAGGCCCGGACCCGCTCCACCGAACTGCTTGCCAGGGTGGGCCTGCGCGAGGACCCGGACACCCCGATCAAGGAAATCGGCGTCGGCAAGCAGCAGCTCGTGGAAATCGCGAAGGCGCTGAACAAGTCCGTGAAGCTCCTGATCCTGGACGAGCCCACCGCGGCGCTGAACGAGTCAGACTCCCAGCACCTGCTGGACCTCATGCTCGGCCTGAAGGGCCGTGGTATCACGTCCATCATCATTTCCCACAAGCTCAACGAGATTGAGCAGATCGCGGACTCCATCACCATCATCCGCGACGGAAAGTCGATCGAGACGCTTGACGTCAAGGCCGACGGCGTCGACGAGGACCGCATCATCAAGGGCATGGTGGGCCGGACCCTGGAGTCGCGTTTCCCGGATCACGAGCCCAAGATCGGCGACGTCTTCTTTGAGGTCAAGAACTGGAACGTGGGGCACCCGCAGATCCAGGACCGCCTGGTTTGTAAGAGCTCGAACTTCTTCGTCCGCCGCGGCGAGATCGTCGGCTTCGCCGGCCTCATGGGTGCCGGGCGCACCGAGCTCGCCCGCTCCGTCTTCGGCCGGTCCTATGGCCGCTTCATCTCCGGGCAGGTCTACAAGGAGGGCAAGGAGATCACGCTCAAGAACGTGCGCCAGGCCATCGACTCCGGCCTCGGCTACGTCACCGAGGACCGCAAGTCCCTCGGGCTGAACCTGCTCGACGACATCAAGGCCACCACCGTCTCGGCCAACCTGCGCAAGATCAGCAAGCACAGCGTGGTGGACGCCAACCAGGAATTCACCGTGGCCGAGCAGTACCGCAAGTCGCTGCGCACCAAGGCGCCGTCCGTGGAGGAGGGAGTAGCCAAGCTCTCCGGCGGAAACCAGCAGAAGGTGGTGCTGGCGAAGTGGATGTTCACCGACCCGGACCTGCTGATCCTGGACGAACCCACCCGCGGGATCGACGTCGGCGCCAAATACGAGATTTACGGCATCATTCAGCAGCTCGCCAACCAGGGGAAAGGCGTCATCGTTATCTCCTCCGAATTGCCCGAGCTGCTCGGCCTCTCGGACCGGATCTACACGATCTTCGAGGGCGCCATCACCGGCGTGCTCGACAAGGACGAAGCCAGCCAGGAAAGCCTCATGAAACTCATGACCTCCGCCCGCAAGACTGCATGA
- a CDS encoding ROK family transcriptional regulator: protein MPSSTSSTRSRTKNPGSQSALRHLNQQRIIECLLAGPSTQAELARQTGLSTATVSNIVRIMQDAGLASTEPITSSGRRALNVRLNSNGAVAVGIDFGRRHLRVVLASLSYHVIAEESVLLPLGHHAEEGISAAVGLLDRLLVDGGVERSAVVGAGVGIPGPIDRRTGTVAQGAILPEWVGINILQRLEDALDLPVFVDNDANLGALSEVTWGPHSGISNLMFLKIGSGIGAGLILNGVPYYGSVGITGEIGHATIHEHGLVCRCGNRGCLETIASTTTMIELLGRGGNTLLAPDDIVRNALARDSATLRVVDDAGLAVGRALGNVANLINPEVIVVGGPLADLGELLLDPIRRGLVRHAVPIIGETTMLTMSSLGNRAEALGATSLVFQHAGIRRN from the coding sequence ATGCCCTCATCAACGAGCTCAACGAGGAGCCGAACCAAAAACCCCGGATCGCAATCCGCGCTCCGGCATCTGAACCAGCAGCGGATAATCGAATGCCTCCTGGCGGGGCCTTCCACCCAGGCCGAACTGGCGCGGCAGACGGGCCTGTCCACCGCGACCGTGTCCAACATCGTCCGCATCATGCAGGACGCCGGCCTCGCCTCGACCGAGCCGATCACCAGCTCCGGGCGGCGCGCCCTCAACGTCCGGCTCAACAGCAACGGGGCCGTGGCTGTCGGCATCGACTTCGGCCGCCGCCACCTGCGCGTGGTCCTCGCATCCCTCAGCTACCACGTCATCGCAGAGGAGTCCGTGCTGCTGCCGCTGGGCCACCATGCCGAGGAAGGCATCTCCGCCGCCGTCGGCCTGCTGGACCGGCTGCTGGTGGACGGCGGCGTGGAACGCAGCGCCGTCGTCGGGGCCGGCGTCGGCATCCCGGGGCCCATCGACCGCCGCACGGGCACGGTGGCGCAGGGCGCCATCCTCCCCGAATGGGTGGGCATCAACATCCTGCAACGGCTCGAGGACGCGCTGGACCTGCCGGTCTTCGTGGACAACGACGCCAACCTCGGCGCGCTGTCCGAGGTGACCTGGGGGCCGCACAGCGGGATCAGCAACCTGATGTTCCTCAAGATCGGATCGGGCATCGGCGCCGGGCTGATCCTCAATGGCGTGCCCTACTACGGCAGCGTCGGGATCACCGGCGAAATCGGCCACGCCACCATCCACGAGCACGGCCTGGTGTGCCGCTGCGGAAACCGCGGCTGCCTGGAGACCATCGCTTCCACCACCACCATGATCGAGCTCCTGGGCCGCGGCGGGAACACGCTGCTGGCGCCCGATGACATCGTCCGCAACGCCCTCGCCCGGGACTCCGCGACCCTGCGCGTGGTGGACGACGCCGGACTGGCCGTCGGCCGCGCCTTGGGCAATGTGGCGAACCTGATCAACCCCGAAGTGATCGTGGTGGGCGGTCCGCTGGCGGATCTCGGCGAGCTGCTGCTGGACCCGATCCGGCGGGGCCTGGTCCGCCACGCAGTGCCCATCATCGGCGAGACAACCATGCTCACCATGTCCTCGCTGGGCAACCGGGCCGAGGCCCTCGGAGCCACCTCGCTGGTCTTCCAGCACGCCGGAATCCGGCGGAACTGA
- a CDS encoding nitrilase-related carbon-nitrogen hydrolase yields MVLLALMQANAAVLDVEANCAAVDEAAGKAAAAGAHVLLTPELFPVGYAPRTIRAEFDPATLPAIRRTLAGLAARHGIALVYSLPAVTPEGAWQITATLVDERGTELLSYAKVQLFGAEERNAFSPADAAPAVVDLHGVPTSLVICYDVEFPETVRAAAVRGARLVLVPTALSEGFEAVPQLLVRARALENQVTVAYANHSGTEDDCDFLGGSVIAAPDGSLLAAAGAGPELLFAELPEPAAPAEAGEGAEAGEAPETAVAYLADRRSETYRSWGA; encoded by the coding sequence ATGGTGCTGCTGGCCCTGATGCAGGCGAACGCCGCCGTGCTGGACGTGGAGGCGAACTGCGCCGCGGTGGACGAGGCGGCCGGGAAGGCCGCCGCGGCCGGCGCCCACGTGCTGCTCACCCCGGAGCTGTTTCCCGTGGGCTACGCGCCACGAACGATCCGCGCGGAGTTTGATCCGGCCACGCTTCCGGCCATCCGCCGGACCCTGGCCGGACTCGCCGCCCGCCACGGCATCGCCCTGGTCTACAGCCTGCCGGCCGTCACCCCCGAGGGGGCCTGGCAGATCACGGCCACCCTCGTGGACGAGCGGGGCACCGAGTTGCTCAGCTATGCGAAAGTCCAGTTGTTCGGAGCGGAGGAACGGAATGCGTTCTCGCCGGCCGACGCAGCCCCCGCGGTGGTTGACCTCCACGGGGTTCCGACCTCCCTGGTGATCTGCTACGACGTCGAATTCCCCGAAACGGTCCGCGCCGCCGCCGTCCGCGGCGCCCGGCTGGTGCTGGTCCCGACAGCGCTCTCCGAGGGTTTTGAGGCCGTCCCGCAGCTGCTGGTCCGGGCCCGGGCGCTGGAAAACCAGGTCACTGTGGCCTACGCCAACCATTCCGGCACGGAGGACGACTGCGATTTCCTGGGCGGCAGCGTGATCGCCGCCCCGGACGGCTCGCTGCTGGCCGCAGCCGGGGCCGGGCCCGAACTGCTGTTCGCCGAGCTGCCCGAACCGGCTGCGCCCGCGGAAGCCGGGGAAGGTGCGGAAGCCGGGGAAGCCCCGGAAACCGCCGTCGCGTACCTGGCCGACCGCCGCTCGGAGACCTACCGCTCCTGGGGCGCCTGA
- a CDS encoding PucR family transcriptional regulator, with protein sequence MAADAAERLGFVTLGQFLRQLPEELTILHDGGNGAGRLRWVEPSELEDPTPYLLDGEFLLTAGLPFLGDGGGADRVEAYVERLVGAGVGALGFGLEPYFDAVPEAVVEACRRRNLTLVAIPQSIPFAAIGLEFSQLLESENATTFRQLADANRQLMRAVLSARPEHELLAALVQRVPVWAILVGADGRIRARGSGGAHGTGPSPGREPAALQPLLAKLLRGSGPRVELDSFDDAGSALVFGHPLRSSRDANLGALVLGADAPLTPAQNSVVSAAVGLLELLVRQRTSGSLAPSQLATALLLHPESLSRPGGTEHVNGIKDLVAQSVSSARSGQLRVVQGVNLTAAVRRAGESPVRELLEWRRMFDTKLVEITDYGFAAITRLKVDDALLAEVERLGWRLVVGSTTEFTGLAEAYRRSSSLRGRVRTSGRSIRVDDVTFSLAGLLGGEAGAMLAERLLAPVLGLEAERRDSLLGILRAWLGANGSWDATAKATGLHRNSVRRHIGTLAELLDLDLNEAQARAELWIALQYTDALPGMPPDTPAALESAAGQAPQER encoded by the coding sequence ATGGCTGCTGACGCCGCGGAACGGCTCGGCTTCGTCACGCTGGGGCAGTTCCTCCGGCAGCTGCCGGAGGAACTCACCATCCTGCACGATGGCGGCAACGGCGCCGGCCGGCTGCGCTGGGTGGAGCCGAGCGAACTCGAGGACCCGACGCCGTACCTGCTCGACGGGGAATTCCTGTTGACCGCAGGGCTGCCGTTCCTGGGCGACGGCGGCGGCGCGGACCGCGTCGAGGCTTACGTGGAGCGCCTCGTCGGGGCCGGGGTGGGCGCGCTGGGGTTCGGCTTGGAACCCTACTTCGACGCCGTGCCCGAGGCCGTCGTTGAGGCCTGCCGGCGGCGCAACCTCACGCTCGTCGCCATCCCCCAGTCCATCCCGTTCGCCGCGATCGGGCTCGAGTTCTCGCAGTTGCTGGAATCCGAGAACGCCACGACCTTCCGGCAGCTGGCCGACGCCAACCGGCAGCTCATGCGCGCCGTGTTGTCGGCCCGGCCCGAGCACGAGCTGCTCGCGGCGCTCGTGCAGCGGGTCCCGGTGTGGGCCATCCTCGTCGGCGCGGACGGGCGGATCCGGGCCCGCGGCTCCGGCGGCGCCCACGGCACCGGACCCTCGCCCGGCCGGGAACCGGCCGCGCTCCAGCCGCTGCTGGCGAAGCTCCTCAGGGGCAGCGGCCCCCGCGTGGAGCTGGACTCTTTCGACGACGCCGGTTCGGCCCTCGTGTTCGGCCATCCCCTGCGCAGCTCCCGCGACGCCAACCTGGGCGCGCTCGTCCTTGGCGCGGACGCGCCGCTGACTCCGGCGCAGAACAGCGTGGTTTCGGCCGCCGTCGGCCTCCTGGAGCTCCTGGTCCGCCAGCGTACCAGCGGCTCGCTGGCACCCAGCCAGCTGGCCACGGCGCTGCTCCTGCACCCGGAAAGCCTCAGCAGGCCGGGCGGCACCGAGCACGTCAACGGTATCAAAGACCTCGTCGCGCAAAGTGTTTCCTCCGCCCGCTCCGGACAGCTCCGCGTTGTCCAGGGGGTCAACCTGACGGCCGCCGTGCGCCGCGCCGGCGAGAGCCCGGTCCGCGAACTGCTGGAGTGGCGCAGGATGTTCGACACCAAGCTGGTGGAAATTACCGACTACGGTTTTGCGGCCATCACCCGGCTGAAGGTCGACGACGCCCTGCTGGCCGAGGTTGAGCGCCTTGGCTGGCGGCTGGTGGTGGGAAGCACGACCGAGTTCACCGGCCTCGCGGAGGCCTACCGGCGGAGCTCCTCCCTCCGCGGCCGGGTGCGGACAAGCGGGCGCAGCATCCGCGTGGACGACGTGACCTTTTCGCTCGCCGGGCTGCTGGGGGGCGAGGCGGGGGCCATGCTGGCGGAGCGGCTGCTCGCGCCGGTCCTCGGCCTGGAAGCCGAGCGCCGCGATTCCCTGCTGGGGATCCTGCGCGCGTGGCTGGGCGCGAACGGCAGCTGGGACGCGACGGCGAAGGCCACGGGGCTGCACCGCAACAGCGTGCGCCGCCACATCGGGACGCTCGCGGAACTGCTGGACCTGGACCTCAACGAGGCCCAGGCGCGCGCCGAACTATGGATTGCCCTGCAGTACACGGACGCGCTTCCGGGTATGCCGCCCGACACGCCCGCCGCGCTGGAGTCCGCTGCCGGTCAGGCGCCCCAGGAGCGGTAG
- a CDS encoding amino acid permease: MTVPTLTGERPPALASRPGLTAQLLRRKPIGQLVSEAETGHGGTRLVRSFGVLQLTMISVGATLGTGILVILGESVPLAGPAIWISFAIAGFAALLSAVSYAEMAGLVPAAGSSYSYTYATMGEGMAWICGWCLVLEYAVSVAAVAVGAGQYVNEALGVFGLSLPDAISQPPGDGGVMNIPAMVIVLLAMILLVRGAKESAWINTAIVVIKVGILIFFCAVAFTAFNAGHFEPLLPMGAAGVSAAASSVFFSYIGFDAASTAGEEARNPKRDLPRAILLSMLIVTTIYVLVAVAAIGARPWGWFDGTEAALVKILEETTGQPWIALVFAIGAVLAIASIVLTVLYGQTRILLSMARDGMIPKIFGRVSARTGTPAAGTLIVGTLVALAAGLVPLGALADATSIGTLFAFALVNVAVIYLRRKRPELKRTFRVPLFPLTPILGALMCAFLMANLGADTWATFGIWMLVGVAAYFGYGRRNSRVAALSSEEYRELSAGQATDTADPSPEPTKANHS; the protein is encoded by the coding sequence ATGACTGTGCCTACTCTTACCGGCGAACGGCCCCCGGCCCTTGCCAGCCGTCCCGGCCTGACAGCGCAGCTGCTTCGCCGGAAGCCGATCGGACAGCTGGTCAGCGAAGCCGAAACCGGCCACGGCGGCACCCGGCTGGTCCGCAGCTTCGGCGTCCTGCAGCTGACGATGATCAGCGTCGGCGCCACGCTCGGCACCGGCATTCTGGTGATCCTGGGCGAATCGGTGCCGCTGGCCGGCCCGGCGATCTGGATCTCCTTTGCCATCGCCGGGTTCGCGGCGCTGCTCTCCGCCGTCTCCTACGCCGAGATGGCCGGACTGGTCCCCGCGGCCGGCTCCAGCTACTCCTACACCTACGCGACCATGGGCGAAGGAATGGCCTGGATCTGCGGCTGGTGCCTGGTGCTGGAATACGCCGTCTCCGTGGCCGCCGTCGCCGTCGGGGCAGGGCAGTACGTCAACGAAGCACTGGGCGTCTTCGGCCTGTCCCTCCCGGACGCCATTTCGCAGCCGCCCGGCGACGGCGGAGTGATGAACATTCCCGCCATGGTCATTGTGCTGCTGGCCATGATCCTGCTGGTCCGAGGGGCCAAGGAAAGCGCCTGGATCAACACCGCCATCGTGGTGATCAAGGTCGGGATTCTGATCTTCTTCTGCGCCGTGGCCTTCACCGCCTTCAACGCCGGCCACTTCGAGCCGCTCCTGCCCATGGGTGCTGCCGGGGTCTCGGCCGCCGCCTCCAGCGTTTTCTTCTCGTACATTGGCTTCGACGCGGCCTCCACCGCCGGAGAGGAGGCCCGCAACCCCAAGCGCGACCTGCCGAGGGCCATTTTGCTGTCCATGCTGATCGTCACCACCATCTACGTGCTCGTCGCCGTCGCGGCCATCGGGGCCCGGCCCTGGGGCTGGTTCGACGGCACCGAAGCCGCCCTCGTGAAAATCCTCGAGGAGACCACCGGCCAGCCGTGGATCGCCCTGGTCTTCGCCATCGGAGCCGTCCTGGCCATCGCCAGCATCGTACTGACCGTCCTCTACGGCCAGACCCGGATCCTGTTGTCCATGGCCCGGGACGGAATGATCCCCAAGATCTTCGGCCGGGTCTCGGCGCGGACCGGCACCCCGGCAGCCGGCACCCTGATCGTCGGCACCCTGGTGGCCCTCGCCGCCGGACTGGTTCCGCTTGGCGCCTTGGCCGACGCCACCAGCATCGGCACGCTCTTCGCCTTCGCCCTGGTGAACGTGGCCGTCATCTATCTGCGCCGCAAGCGGCCGGAGCTCAAGCGGACCTTCCGGGTTCCGCTGTTTCCGCTCACGCCCATCCTGGGAGCGCTCATGTGCGCCTTCCTGATGGCCAACCTCGGCGCGGACACGTGGGCGACGTTCGGCATCTGGATGCTCGTCGGCGTTGCCGCCTACTTCGGCTACGGCCGCCGGAACTCGAGGGTAGCGGCCCTGAGCTCCGAGGAATACCGTGAGCTATCCGCCGGACAAGCCACCGACACCGCTGACCCCAGCCCCGAACCGACGAAAGCCAACCACTCATGA
- a CDS encoding flavin monoamine oxidase family protein, with translation MTTATELPAPGPDARGRGAAEAPITMLNPDFPFSYDHYLAHPDGLGTIPAELHGTEVAVVGAGLSGLVTAYELMKLGLRPVVYEADQIGGRLRTAGFPSAAGVVADLGGMRFPVSGKAFYHYVDLLGLETQDFPNPLAGVTSSTVIELAGEKFYAETPADLPPFFREVADAWKAAVNDGASFTEMQDAIRARDTARIKELWNELLPLLDEQTFYGFIAGSDSFKQAGFAHREAFGQVGFGTGGWDTDFPNSILEILRVVYTDADDQHRLIAGGAQRLPEALWQHAPSGMAHWPDGTSLASLHAGAPRGAVNRIARDGDGNFRVRERWGRESAFPAVVTTCQSWLLSTRIHTEENLFPAELWTAIERSHYMQSSKTFVMVDRPFWKDIDPATGREVLSMTLTDRLNRATYLLDNGPDQPAVILLSYTWNDDALKWLALDADERVELMLHSLAQIYPDVDIAGHIVGQPITVSWEADPNFMGAFKANLPGHYRYQQRLFTHFKQDSLAEHQRGIFLAGDDVSFTAGWAEGAVTTGLNAVWGVVNHLGGRTAPGNPGPGELLAEFGPIALD, from the coding sequence ATGACCACCGCCACCGAACTGCCCGCCCCCGGCCCTGACGCGCGGGGCCGTGGCGCCGCCGAGGCACCGATCACCATGCTGAATCCGGACTTCCCGTTCAGCTACGACCACTACCTGGCGCACCCCGACGGCCTGGGGACGATCCCCGCCGAGCTGCACGGGACCGAAGTGGCAGTGGTTGGCGCCGGCCTCTCCGGGCTGGTCACGGCCTACGAGCTGATGAAGCTCGGCCTGCGCCCCGTGGTCTACGAAGCGGACCAGATCGGCGGCCGCCTCCGCACCGCGGGCTTCCCTTCCGCGGCCGGCGTCGTCGCAGACCTTGGCGGGATGCGGTTCCCGGTTTCCGGCAAGGCCTTCTACCACTACGTGGACCTGCTCGGGCTGGAGACCCAGGACTTCCCCAACCCGCTGGCGGGCGTCACCTCCAGCACGGTGATCGAACTCGCCGGGGAGAAGTTCTACGCCGAAACCCCCGCGGACCTCCCGCCGTTCTTCCGCGAGGTGGCCGACGCCTGGAAGGCCGCCGTCAACGACGGCGCCAGCTTCACCGAGATGCAGGACGCCATCCGCGCCCGGGACACGGCCCGGATCAAGGAACTCTGGAACGAGCTGCTCCCGTTGCTGGACGAGCAGACGTTCTACGGCTTCATCGCCGGCAGCGACTCGTTCAAACAGGCCGGCTTCGCCCATCGTGAGGCCTTCGGCCAGGTGGGATTCGGGACCGGCGGCTGGGACACGGACTTTCCCAACTCCATCCTGGAAATCCTGCGGGTCGTCTACACGGATGCCGACGACCAGCACCGGCTCATCGCCGGCGGAGCGCAGCGCCTTCCCGAGGCACTCTGGCAGCACGCGCCGTCGGGCATGGCCCACTGGCCCGACGGGACCTCCCTCGCGTCGCTGCACGCCGGGGCACCGCGCGGCGCGGTGAACCGGATCGCCCGGGACGGGGACGGCAACTTCCGGGTCCGGGAACGGTGGGGCCGCGAGTCCGCGTTCCCCGCCGTGGTGACCACCTGCCAGTCGTGGCTCTTGTCCACCCGGATCCACACCGAAGAGAACCTGTTTCCCGCCGAGCTCTGGACGGCGATCGAGCGTTCGCACTACATGCAGTCGTCCAAGACCTTCGTGATGGTGGACCGGCCCTTCTGGAAGGACATCGATCCCGCCACCGGCCGCGAGGTCCTGTCCATGACGCTGACGGACCGGCTGAACCGGGCCACCTACCTGCTGGACAACGGCCCGGACCAGCCGGCGGTGATCCTGCTGTCCTACACCTGGAACGACGACGCGCTGAAATGGCTGGCGCTCGACGCCGACGAGCGCGTGGAGCTGATGCTGCACTCGCTCGCCCAGATTTACCCCGACGTCGACATCGCCGGACACATCGTGGGCCAGCCCATCACGGTCTCCTGGGAAGCGGACCCCAACTTCATGGGCGCGTTCAAGGCCAACCTGCCGGGGCATTACCGCTACCAGCAGCGGCTCTTCACCCACTTCAAACAGGACTCGCTGGCGGAGCACCAACGCGGGATCTTCCTCGCCGGCGACGACGTCTCCTTCACGGCCGGCTGGGCCGAAGGTGCCGTCACCACCGGGCTGAACGCGGTATGGGGCGTCGTCAACCACCTGGGCGGACGCACGGCACCGGGCAACCCGGGCCCGGGGGAGCTGCTGGCCGAGTTCGGCCCGATCGCGCTGGACTAG